The proteins below are encoded in one region of Juglans microcarpa x Juglans regia isolate MS1-56 chromosome 4D, Jm3101_v1.0, whole genome shotgun sequence:
- the LOC121260285 gene encoding transcription factor PHYTOCHROME INTERACTING FACTOR-LIKE 13-like, with translation MEPLGAFPDGEWDSFSKMLFADDQELDITPQFLGHECSFLLEHDEAGLNSRAPSTSCPDSEAANMRMTGSVNDGLLYSLDCLNSNLHFISQESSSTSSNNSNSSSSIFIASTPSHENYHFSDANHIQISNDISMFTNICMMDDRKNIASFFPGFPDVLMGETVCNNELDTSLKGSDALEDGKPAAASIPTKEVIPKRKFDMPESQTRAEGRNNNQSSHEQNSKKKPRVSSRDVRKSKKNVESKKNRKLPNHGTSDHEEKSNNAGPDGQSSTSYCSEDDNASQEINGGATSESKAAYASISLSGKSRASRGSATDPQSLYARKRRERINERLKILQNLVPNGTKVDISTMLEEAVHYVKFLQLQIKLLSSDELWMYAPIAYNGMDIGLINQKISPPDL, from the exons ATGGAGCCTCTTGGAGCCTTTCCTGATGGAGAATGGGACTCCTTTAGCAAGATGCTCTTCGCTGATGATCAAGAGCTTGATATCACACCACAATTTCTTGGTCATGAGTGCTCATTTCTGCTCGAGCATGATGAGGCCGGTTTGAACTCTCGAGCGCCATCAACTTCTTGCCCTGATTCTGAGGCAGCTAACATGAGAATGACCGGATCGGTTAACGACGGTTTACTTTATTCCTTGGATTGTCTCAACTCTAACTTGCACTTTATTTCTCAAgaaagtagtagtactagtagtaaCAATAGTAACAGTAGTAGCAGCATCTTTATTGCCAGTACTCCAAGCCATGAGAACTACCACTTCAGTGATGCCAACCATATTCAAATATCAAATGATATATCCATGTTCACGAATATTTGTATGATGGATGATCGGAAAAATATTGCCTCTTTTTTCCCGGGGTTTCCTGATGTTTTAATGGGTGAGACGGTCTGTAACAATGAATTAGATACGAGCCTTAAAGGATCGGATGCATTAGAAGATGGCAAGCCAGCAGCTGCTTCTATTCCTACCAAGGAGGTGATACCCAAAAGGAAGTTTGATATGCCAGAATCTCAGACAAGAGCAGAAGGCAGAAATAACAACCAGTCATCTCATGAACAGAATTCAAAGAAGAAACCTCGGGTCTCATCAAGAGAT GTACGAAAGAGTAAGAAGAATGTAGAGTCAAAGAAGAACCGGAAGCTCCCAAATCATGGTACTTCTGATCATGAAGAAAAGAGCAATAATGCTGGACCTGATGGACAGAGCTCTACCAGTTACTGCTCAGAGGATGATAATGCTTCCCAGGAGATTAATGGAGGAGCCACTTCAGAATCCAAAGCGGCTTATGCATCTATCAGCTTGAGTGGGAAGTCGAGAGCCAGTAGAGGGTCGGCAACAGATCCACAAAGCCTCTACGCAAGG AAAAGAAGGGAAAGGATAAATGAGCGATTGAAAATCTTACAGAATCTAGTCCCCAATGGAACGAAG GTTGATATTAGCACAATGCTTGAAGAGGCAGTCCATTATGTTAAGTTTTTGCAGCTCCAAATCAAG CTTTTAAGCTCCGATGAGCTGTGGATGTATGCTCCCATCGCTTACAATGGAATGGATATTGGTCTGATCAACCAGAAGATTTCTCCACCTGATCTGTGA
- the LOC121261632 gene encoding adenine phosphoribosyltransferase 1, chloroplastic-like yields the protein MASEDCQDARIARIAAAIRVIPNFPKTGIMFQDITTLLLDTRAFRDTIDLFVERYKDKDISVVAGIEARGFIFGPPVALAIGAKFVPLRKPNKLPGEVISEEYSLEYGKDKMEMHVGAVQAGEPALVIDDLIATGGTLCAAISLLERVGVHVVECACVIELPELKGRERLGEKPLFVLVDAA from the exons ATGGCTTCTGAGGATTGCCAAGACGCTCGCATAGCAAGAATCGCCGCAGCCATCCGAGTCATTCCAAACTTCCCTAAAACAG GGATTATGTTCCAAGACATAACCACCTTGCTTCTTGATACGAGGGCGTTCAGGGACACCATCGATTTGTTCGTTGAGAGGTACAAAGACAAAGATATCTCTGTGGTTGCAG GTATTGAAGCTAGAGGTTTTATCTTTGGCCCTCCAGTTGCATTGGCTATAGGTGCAAAGTTTGTCCCCTTGAGAAAGCCCAATAAGTTGCCTG GGGAGGTTATTTCCGAAGAGTATTCATTGGAGTATGGAAAAGACAAAATGGAGATGCATGTAGGCGCTGTTCAAGCAGGAGAACCTGCACTGGTAATAGATGATCTCATTGCAACTGGGGGAACCTTGTGTGCAGCAATCAGCCTACTCG AGCGTGTTGGAGTGCATGTGGTAGAGTGTGCTTGTGTTATTGAATTGCCTGAGCTGAAG GGCCGGGAACGGTTGGGAGAGAAACCATTGTTTGTTCTTGTTGATGCAGCTTGA